A region from the Pristiophorus japonicus isolate sPriJap1 chromosome 14, sPriJap1.hap1, whole genome shotgun sequence genome encodes:
- the c14h11orf96 gene encoding uncharacterized protein C11orf96 homolog, translating to MAAGKQGEVVGICTSYQAVMPNYAGIAEEYPPSLRRQLQKTKLKQRRPREARFKTQPVTFDEIQEVEEEGVSALEEEKAKKSFLQSLECLRRSAQNCRVQKASLNNSTLRHSLDSSDSDSAH from the coding sequence ATGGCAGCGGGCAAGCAGGGCGAGGTGGTAGGTATCTGCACCAGTTACCAGGCGGTGATGCCCAACTACGCCGGAATCGCGGAGGAATACCCGCCGTCGCTGCGCCGCCAGCTGCAGAAGACCAAGCTGAAGCAGCGGCGACCCCGGGAGGCCAGGTTCAAGACCCAGCCCGTCACCTTCGACGAGAtccaggaggtggaggaggaaggggTCTCGGCCCTGGAGGAGGAGAAAGCCAAGAAGTCCTTTCTGCAGTCGCTCGAGTGCCTCCGCCGGAGCGCTCAGAACTGCCGCGTCCAGAAGGCGAGTTTGAACAACTCCACGCTGAGGCACAGCCTGGACTCCAGCGACTCGGATTCGGCCCATTGA